Below is a window of 'Nostoc azollae' 0708 DNA.
ACCATTGCGTTTATACTCACAATCATAACCTTCAGGCTGATGTGGTTCTGGTGGCAAAGGAAGTCTTACTTCTTCTAATAATTGATATAGGCGTTCATCTAGGCAGAGTGTAGGTTTTTTCGGATCAGATGGCTCATTGTACAAATCTAAAACATCTTCTATTCTAAACACATACCCTGGGTTAACTTGGGGAATACACCACTGTTCTTTTAACCACGGGTTAATTTCATTTTTTTTAGAGTTTGGCGTATTGTTTCGTCTGAGATTCAATCTATGATACCAACCTTCACTAAATGCTCCGCTAATAATTTTATTGTCCAACGCACTCTTCCTTCTGGCGGATTAGAACAAGCAGCCGCAATCAAAAATGCTTCTTGTTTTTCATCTAATTTTTTGGGTTTTGATGGATGTTCCCCATCCTTTGAAGCAAACTCTAATCCACCAATCACAAACTTTTCTCTTGTCCTTTCCACCGTGGTAACATGAACTCGAACTGCGGCAGCACCGTGTCCGTTTCTCCCTCAGATGCCATTCAAAGAATGTTTGCACGGGTTATACTTCTTGCTTTGTGCTTTCCTTTTTTGAGGATTGCTTGCAGTTGTAAAACTTCCTCTTCGCTTAAATCTACAACATACTTTTTTGCCATGGTCAACCCCTTTTTTGACTAGTTTATTAATTAGAGGACATTGCCTTGGTTGACTACTAGACCATTTAGGCATAGTAGCAGGAATAATAGACGCCATAGGAGTAGTAGAAATAACCGTTGGAATTGGAGAGAAAGTAAGTCCGTGTCATGTAGTAAAAGCCATGATAATAAACTGGTTAGGATTTGTATAAAAACCCTTATATATGTTTCCCCAAGATTTTGAAATAATCCCCTGTGACCATCTAATAGGACCAGGAGTAAAACCAGAATATCTCAAGGATGATAAACTGGGGAGAGTCATGGATAAACTATTGATAAAAGGATTGGATAGAATATTTTTTATTGTCGCCTTAAAAGCAGCAAAAAAATTTGGAGTATCCCTATGAGCAGGGCGTCTAGACTTATCATAAATGGACGTATATGGGCAATATAATACCAGCTTACCAGAAGTGATATTTGAGAGTCAGAAACTAGGAAATAATCAAGAAATAGAAGAATTAGCAGTAAAATCACCAAAAGAAATAACCATCACCTACGGTTATTCTGGTGACCATAGACCGGAGTTAAAACAGTTCATCATAGAAATGATATGTTCAGGAGATGGAGACATACCAATATTTTTATAACTAGCATCGGGAAACCAAGCAGATTCACCATGCTTTGGTAAAATAGCACTAGAGTACCAAAAACAATTAAAAGTTAACTAAAAGTTAACAGTCTCATAGTAGCGGACTGGGCCTTATATACAGAATCAAATCTGAAAATGATGTCAGATTTAAGCTGGTTATGTCCAGTGCCATTAAGCGTAGAATCAGCACAATGATGAATATCAACATTACCAGAACCAGAATTGGTTGATAGTAACTTACCCGGATATAAACTAGCTTCAAAAACAGTAAATTATCCAGGAATAGAACAAAGATGGTTAGTAGTGCAAAATCAAGAAAGAAGAGAATCAGACCTGGGTAAACTCTCAGGAGAAATTACCAAGGCACAATCAAAAGCTGTGCAAGACTTGAAAAAGTTATCACCAGAAAAATTCGCTTGTGAAGCTGATGCTATCAAGGGGTTATCTAAACTATTCAAACAATTCAAATATCACCAAATTAACCAGAGTAAAGTTACTCAAATCAAATCTAAGAAAAAAGATAGTTCAGGAGAGATATCCTCTGAAATATCAGCTACAGTCTCCCAGAATAAAAGTAAAATTAATACAGAATTCCTGAGGGCAGGGCCTTTTATTTTTGGTACAAACCTTTTGGATTTAAATGAACTTACCCATGACTCCATCTTGAGTGAATATAAAGCTCAACAGTCTTGCGAGAGAGGGTTTGCTTTTCTCAAAGACCCATTATTTTTTGCAGACAGTATTTTCCTAAAAAGTCCAGAGAGAATAGAGTCCCTGGGAATGATTATGGGTTTATGTCTGCTGGTTTATACTTTAGGGCAACTCCAAATTAGAACCCCTTTGAGAGAGTCTAAATCAACAGTAAAAATCAATTGGGTAAACTAACTGACCGCCCCAGTTTACCCTGGATTTTTCCATGCGCTCAGTCTATTCATTTAGTTACAGTTAAGCAAGAAAAACACATCTGTTACTGGACTCAAGAGAGAGATTTCATTGTGAATCTTTTACCATATCATTGTTTTCCTTACTATCAATTAGTTACCTAATTTTTCTCTCTCTTAATTTAATTTCTATCACAAAATAAGCTAATGTCGTTGATTTATAGCTCTATTTTACTATGTCCATAATTTCTTTTTTTACTTCAATCTATGAGTCTAAGTTATGATTTATCTCTTGAATATCTTCATTTATCTGTTGACTCCTCTGGGCGGTGTTCTTTCTTATTGCTCCTTATTGAGAATAGCTTTTGATGCTATTTTTGGTGCCTTACTGTTTCTCCAATGCCTTCTTTTACTGCATATGTTTGTTGTTATGCTCCCTTGAATTTTTTGTCTCCGTAATTTCCCTCTGTGGCAGTTTATGTTGCGGAATGTGGGTTGAATATTTTTGTGGATATTTGAGGTTAGAATATAGAAAATATTGGAGTTGCCTACTGAGAATTTTAAATGATATTAATTTTTCCTAAGAGTAAAATAAGGTGACAAAAAAAGACATCAATGACCTGTATTGGCTCAATAGAGTTCTATGAATGTAAAGTAGCCAACCCCACATTGTATCAATTCTTAAAACTTATTCTTTAATAAATCATAGCTTATAAAAATAAAAATAATCTTGCCTTTGTTATTGTCAGTGGCTCCAAATGCAAAACATTTCACAAATGACATAGTTTCTGATTACCAATAAATAAGCTTTATTTATCAGTCGATAATAATGCATGA
It encodes the following:
- a CDS encoding helix-turn-helix domain-containing protein, which translates into the protein MERTREKFVIGGLEFASKDGEHPSKPKKLDEKQEAFLIAAACSNPPEGRVRWTIKLLAEHLVKVGIID